The genomic interval ATATACAAGGCAGCGGTGTAGAACATGGTGTTCTGAATTCGATACCAATGAGACAAAATGATGACATAGCGCTCACTGATGCCACACAATATAGCCTCGCAATCGTTACCAGGCTATATATATTTCCGGGATTTTGGCGAAATCGGAGCTTTTTTTCGCGATATTTCGGGCTTTTTCTGCAGCCGAGCCGGATTCTTCGGAAAGCCGCATTTCGGCCGGCGCCTTTCCGCGTGCGCTCGAATCACCTCGGACGCCTTGGCTTGAGGCACGAGCGGACGCGACGGAACGACTGCGGACTGCCGGTCCGATGCAACCTTGTGGATAGGTCGCGGGCGATCGCAGCGCGCACGCTGAACGTCAATCCTCGTTGGACTTGGCATTCTCGAGAATCATGTAGTCGAGCGGCAGCTGCGTCGAATACTTGATTTGCTCCATAGCAAAGGCGGAGGAGACGTCGCGAATCTCGATCTTGGCGATCATCCGCTTATAAAAGGCGTCATAGGCGGCAATATCGGGTACGACGACGCGCAAGAGATAGTCGACATCACCGCTCATCCGGTAGAATTCGACCACTTCGGGGAATTCGGCGACCACCTCGGAAAAGCGCCGCAGCCATTCGATCGAATGGGTAGCCGTGCGAATCGACACGAAAACCGTGACCTTGGTATTGACCTTCTCCGGATCGAGGATGGCGACGCGGCGCTTGATGACGCCGTCTTCTTCCATCTTCTGGATGCGCCGCCAGCACGGTGTGGTCGAGAGCCCGACCTTTTTGGCGAGGTCGGCAACGGCAAGGGTTGAATCTTCTTGCAGAAGACGCAGTATTTTTCGGTCGAGGCGGTCCATGCGCACGTCAGTCCTTTCGAATTATTTTCTTTGTATAACTCGATTCCGCGCGACGAAAAGAATTTTGTTTCAGGAAAGCAGTGTTTTCGTCCGCTCCCGCAAGATCGGCAGCAGTTCTTCCTCGAACCAGGGATTGCGTTTGAGCCAGCCGCTGTTGCGCCAGCTCGGATGCGGCAGCGGCAGCACCGCCGGCGAGCGGCCGGACAGGAGGCTGCCGCGCCACGCCCGCACAGTCTCGGTCATGCCGCCCCTGCCTCCGCCGCCCATGTGCCAGGCCTGCGCATATTGGCCGATGACCAGCACCAATTCGATCTGCGGCATCGCCGAAATTACTCTTTGCCGCCAGAAGGGCGCACATTCGCGACGGGGCGGCAGGTCCGCGCCCTTGTCGTCATAGCCGGGAAAACAGAAGCCCATCGGCACGATGGCGAATTGCTCGCGGTCGTAAAAGCTTGCCCTGTCAACGCCGAGCCATGACCGCAGCCGGTCGCCCGAGGCATCGTCGAATGGCAGACCGCTCTCATGCACCCGAAGGCCGGGCGCCTGCCCGGCGATCAGGATGCGCGCAGTCGAAGAGATTACGGCCACCGGCCGCGGCTCGTGCGGCAGCCGGTTATGAGGCCCTTTTTGTGGGGCGTCACGACAGATTCGGCAGGCGGCAATTTCCCGCCGCAGGGTTTCCAGCTCGGCTTCGTCGGTCATCGTTTTACTCCCATCCGACGATCCGCCCGATGAAGCGCAGCGCCTCATCGAAACCGGAATTATGGCGGGCATGATCGCGCACATCGCGCGGCCGCTCGAAAGTTCCAGCCCATAGCCCCACCTTCGCACCCCTCGCCTCGATTTCTTCCTTGCCGTAACCGCCATAGGAAATGGCCATACCCCGGCGCACCATGGCGGCATTGATGTCGCCGCCCGCCCCGCTCCGGCAGACGACAAGCAGCCTGTCGTAGCGGTCGCGCCGACTGCCTCGACAAAGCGTTCCCGATGCCAGCACCATCTCCTGCAGCGCCTCGCGCGCCGCGCGCCCGCAAGCCCACGCCTTTCCTCCCCGCTCGCAACGCTGGTTAAGCTCAGGCGCATCGATGCCTTCGAGGCGGAAGCGTTCCTCCCCCAAGGTCAGACTGTCGCCATCGGCAGCATGAAAGGCGCCCGCATGCTTGGTTGTTGCGCTATCGTTGACCTTGGCGGCAACCAGCGCCAGGAGCGTCAACAATGCAAAAGCGATGACGCCGTCACGAATCACGCGCAGGACCCGTGTCACGCTTTCGCCTCCTTAAAAAACAAATCCTTGGCAAAGATGGCAAACATCTTCTTAAGAATTGCCGGTTAAGCTCTTATCCACCCTGGGATGAAGTTTCAACGTGCACATGAGTACCGGCGTAAGCACATCGACCGACAAGATTATCGTCGACAGGTCGCGCAGCCACCGCAACAAGGCCGTTTCCAAGGCTGTGCGGCAGACGCGCGAACGCCTGCAGTCCGGCCATGCGTCCAGTTCCGCCTTCGACCGTGACGTACTCAACATGTATATTACGTCGATGATGCAGGGCGCGACGATCATGCCGCTCTTCGTCGTTATTATCACGGCCCTCGGCGTCTATTTCACTCAGGATACCCGACTGCTCTTTTGGGCGCTGCTGACGCTCACCTGTCATACGGGCAATATCCTGCTCGCCCGGCGCGCACGCCGGCAGGAGATCACCTCCGAGAGCGCCCGCAAATGGCGCCGCCTGCTGCTGCTCGGCCAATTCCTGGTCGGTTGCTGCTGGGCCGTCTTCGCGCTGCAGGGATGCGACGCCTGCGAGCCGTCGAGCTTCATTCTCTATAAGGGCGCAACATTGTTGATTGCGCTCTCTGTCACGGCGATGTCGAACTTCATGTTGACTCCCGCCGTGCTGGTCGCCTTCGCGCCGGCTGTCCTGGCGCTTGGCGCCAAGAGCGGCCTGTCGCGCGACCTCCTCGAAATCAGCCTGACCGGGCTCTTCACCACAACTCTTGTCTTCTTCAACTATATCAGCGACCGACTCTTCAAATCGAACCTCAGGATCCTCTCCTACCAGTCGGAGAAGGACGACCTGATCGCCGAGCTGGAAGTGGCGAAATCGATGTCTGACGAGGCGCGCCGCCGCGCCGAAGAGGCAAACCTCGCCAAGTCCCGCTTCCTTGCCTCCATGTCACACGAACTCAGGACGCCACTCAACGCTATCCTCGGCTTCTCCGAAGTGATGTCAGCCGAAGTCATGGGACCACTCGCCAATCCGACTTACAAGGAATATGCCGGGGATATCCATCGCTCCGGCCAGCATCTGCTCGATCTCATCAACGAGATCCTCGACCTGTCGCGCATCGAAGCCGGCAAATACGAGCTGAGCGAGGAGGCGATCTCGCTACTCGATATCACCGAGGATTGCATCGGCATGGTCCAGCTGCGCGCCCGCGCCAAGAATATTGCCATTTCGGATCAGTTCGAGCGGCAGCTGCCGGCCATCTGGGCAGACGAGAAGTCGAT from Rhizobium lentis carries:
- a CDS encoding uracil-DNA glycosylase family protein, producing MTDEAELETLRREIAACRICRDAPQKGPHNRLPHEPRPVAVISSTARILIAGQAPGLRVHESGLPFDDASGDRLRSWLGVDRASFYDREQFAIVPMGFCFPGYDDKGADLPPRRECAPFWRQRVISAMPQIELVLVIGQYAQAWHMGGGGRGGMTETVRAWRGSLLSGRSPAVLPLPHPSWRNSGWLKRNPWFEEELLPILRERTKTLLS
- a CDS encoding thermonuclease family protein yields the protein MTRVLRVIRDGVIAFALLTLLALVAAKVNDSATTKHAGAFHAADGDSLTLGEERFRLEGIDAPELNQRCERGGKAWACGRAAREALQEMVLASGTLCRGSRRDRYDRLLVVCRSGAGGDINAAMVRRGMAISYGGYGKEEIEARGAKVGLWAGTFERPRDVRDHARHNSGFDEALRFIGRIVGWE
- a CDS encoding sensor histidine kinase, with the translated sequence MSTGVSTSTDKIIVDRSRSHRNKAVSKAVRQTRERLQSGHASSSAFDRDVLNMYITSMMQGATIMPLFVVIITALGVYFTQDTRLLFWALLTLTCHTGNILLARRARRQEITSESARKWRRLLLLGQFLVGCCWAVFALQGCDACEPSSFILYKGATLLIALSVTAMSNFMLTPAVLVAFAPAVLALGAKSGLSRDLLEISLTGLFTTTLVFFNYISDRLFKSNLRILSYQSEKDDLIAELEVAKSMSDEARRRAEEANLAKSRFLASMSHELRTPLNAILGFSEVMSAEVMGPLANPTYKEYAGDIHRSGQHLLDLINEILDLSRIEAGKYELSEEAISLLDITEDCIGMVQLRARAKNIAISDQFERQLPAIWADEKSMRQVVLNLLSNAVKFTPQGGEIHVKVGWTAGGGQYISIKDNGPGIPEEEIPVVLSAFGQGSIAIKSAEQGTGLGLPIVQAILAKHDGQFLLKSKLREGTEVIAILPAKRVLQSLPAVEEAQAVARKRKSFA
- a CDS encoding Lrp/AsnC family transcriptional regulator, producing the protein MDRLDRKILRLLQEDSTLAVADLAKKVGLSTTPCWRRIQKMEEDGVIKRRVAILDPEKVNTKVTVFVSIRTATHSIEWLRRFSEVVAEFPEVVEFYRMSGDVDYLLRVVVPDIAAYDAFYKRMIAKIEIRDVSSAFAMEQIKYSTQLPLDYMILENAKSNED